A stretch of the Streptosporangium sp. NBC_01755 genome encodes the following:
- a CDS encoding HNH endonuclease family protein, with protein MKILMLTGAVASALALSLPALATTAPAALPEPPSVTIARAELDQLKTAEPRPMAGYSRARFPHWSAQGSACNTREKVLAREGSYVLQDGQCRPVSGTWSSAYDGKTISSASHVDIDHMVPLANAWRSGAGDWTTAKRGEFANDLKNSQLIAVSAASNRSKGDQSPDLWRPPLVSYWCTYARAWTDVKFDYGLTVTEAERAALKEMLDTCGAE; from the coding sequence GTGAAGATCCTCATGCTGACGGGCGCCGTGGCGTCCGCCCTCGCCCTGTCCCTGCCCGCACTCGCCACCACGGCACCGGCCGCGCTGCCTGAGCCGCCGTCCGTCACCATCGCCCGAGCCGAACTCGACCAGTTGAAGACGGCGGAGCCGCGCCCGATGGCAGGCTACTCCCGCGCCAGGTTCCCGCACTGGTCCGCTCAGGGCAGCGCCTGCAACACACGCGAGAAGGTCCTCGCCAGGGAGGGCTCGTACGTCCTCCAGGACGGTCAGTGCCGGCCCGTCTCCGGCACCTGGAGCTCGGCCTACGACGGGAAGACCATCTCTTCCGCGAGCCACGTCGACATCGACCACATGGTCCCCCTGGCCAACGCGTGGCGCTCCGGAGCAGGCGACTGGACGACGGCGAAACGAGGCGAGTTCGCGAACGACCTGAAGAACTCCCAGCTGATCGCCGTTTCCGCCGCGTCGAACAGGAGCAAGGGCGACCAGAGCCCCGACCTGTGGCGCCCGCCGCTGGTGAGTTACTGGTGCACCTACGCGCGCGCCTGGACCGATGTGAAGTTCGACTACGGCCTCACCGTGACCGAGGCCGAGCGGGCGGCCCTGAAGGAGATGCTCGACACCTGCGGCGCGGAATGA
- a CDS encoding acyltransferase family protein, translating to MAPTPSRLAWLDALRGPAALAVTLHHSGWTFIPDLWAEVDRRIDVGTWGVFVFFLVSGYIIPASLERRGDLRAFWIGRACRLLPLLLAALGLALLLAYAGAFVLHPGVSTRPAPLVALGNLTMLQELLGVPAVIDVMWTLSYEMAFYLMAVGLFTVRQAHRSVTVAIVLAVSAVPLGLLLPRPVIGGRADLLAALLSVVVVVVIVVSATARGGARAAAAVTGGLLGLALVVLGSRIGAWQGLTVPAMMFAGTAVYRAEQGTIRWPDAIAAVLTVLACGALAKDDPGWAPALLLAAVFFGGAFALRHRSFPRWLAHLGVISFSLYLLHPLLLRVSPNLPFFFLVLLPLCYLTHRLIEAPAQRLGRRLGRPSLTPPAVPSVAPPPDLCGRRHE from the coding sequence ATGGCCCCGACTCCCTCCCGGCTGGCCTGGCTGGACGCCCTGCGGGGACCCGCCGCGCTGGCCGTCACGCTGCACCACTCCGGGTGGACCTTCATCCCGGACCTCTGGGCCGAGGTGGACCGCAGGATCGACGTCGGCACCTGGGGCGTCTTCGTGTTCTTCCTGGTCAGCGGCTATATCATCCCCGCCTCGCTGGAACGGCGCGGCGACCTGCGGGCCTTCTGGATCGGCCGGGCCTGCCGCCTCCTGCCCCTGCTGCTCGCCGCACTCGGTCTGGCGCTCCTGCTCGCGTACGCCGGTGCGTTCGTCCTGCACCCGGGCGTGAGCACGCGCCCGGCGCCGCTCGTCGCGCTGGGGAACCTGACGATGCTGCAGGAGCTGCTCGGCGTGCCCGCCGTCATCGACGTGATGTGGACGCTCTCCTACGAGATGGCGTTCTACCTGATGGCGGTCGGGCTGTTCACCGTGCGGCAGGCGCATCGGTCGGTGACGGTCGCGATCGTCCTGGCGGTGTCGGCCGTCCCCCTCGGACTCCTGCTGCCCCGCCCGGTCATCGGTGGCCGCGCCGACCTGCTCGCCGCGCTCCTCAGTGTCGTGGTCGTCGTGGTCATCGTGGTGTCGGCGACCGCGCGCGGCGGGGCGCGCGCGGCCGCCGCGGTGACGGGCGGCCTCCTCGGCCTGGCGCTGGTGGTCCTGGGCAGCAGGATCGGTGCCTGGCAGGGGCTGACCGTGCCGGCCATGATGTTCGCCGGTACGGCCGTCTACCGCGCCGAGCAGGGGACGATCCGATGGCCCGACGCCATCGCCGCCGTGCTGACGGTCCTGGCCTGCGGGGCCCTCGCCAAGGACGATCCCGGTTGGGCACCCGCGCTCCTGCTGGCCGCCGTTTTCTTCGGCGGCGCGTTCGCGCTGCGGCACAGGTCGTTTCCCCGCTGGCTCGCCCATCTCGGGGTGATCAGCTTCTCCCTCTACCTGCTCCATCCGCTCCTGCTGCGGGTGAGCCCGAACCTTCCGTTCTTCTTCCTCGTGCTGCTGCCGCTCTGCTACCTGACCCATCGGCTGATCGAGGCCCCGGCCCAGCGCCTCGGCAGACGACTGGGCCGGCCTTCACTCACTCCCCCCGCCGTCCCCTCTGTCGCTCCCCCGCCAGACCTGTGCGGGCGACGCCACGAATGA